In Euwallacea similis isolate ESF13 chromosome 5, ESF131.1, whole genome shotgun sequence, a single window of DNA contains:
- the LOC136408956 gene encoding uncharacterized protein, with translation MSPASLDALEIERYIGACLFSQNHPKNFTKDRDSFPRSPVYSQNGFVNFQNGPSAERWAGGAPLISFAGCHRGNRRQNHDETSANHHLAQLAVHTQGAPLILTKYYHHRKHRANKSGNVVQQTKIFENSNNRKPCPDSVSEGSSNSIKGVDSVSVTSDESSASQNSETCLPRIIKPRKRRKKDRKPLPHINRSHHLNQSGDNTNIPDQTSLANLSPYFPYFEPFELFQNSHVNDEASSTQTFDFLGEISETPKLHHSFEEVEEGQDVNGNQPVSTCQCRYCDPEGQIWDVDRSCYSPFLTPPKSFDFSSLFSSFSSQPSIYDNLQSQLAELSLNDDDKHKPPFSRSTSSSSSSSFSSSGDLEVSTEIVTSPNGHRDLEIKFWLSGSVDSKSATRNSGNSG, from the coding sequence ATGAGCCCCGCGTCGCTGGATGCCTTAGAAATAGAGCGATACATCGGCGCTTGTCTTTTCTCGCAGAACCACCCCAAAAATTTCACCAAAGATCGGGACTCGTTTCCACGTTCCCCGGTTTATTCCCAGAATGGCTTCGTGAATTTCCAGAACGGCCCTTCGGCAGAAAGGTGGGCAGGTGGTGCACCCCTAATATCTTTCGCCGGCTGTCACAGAGGAAACCGCAGGCAAAACCATGACGAAACCTCCGCCAACCATCACCTGGCTCAGCTAGCCGTCCATACCCAGGGAGCCCCGCTCATTCTTACCAAGTATTACCATCACCGGAAACATAGGGCCAATAAAAGCGGAAATGTTGTACAGCAGACTAAAATCTTCGAAAATTCCAATAACAGGAAGCCGTGCCCAGACTCTGTGAGTGAAGGAAGTAGTAATAGTATTAAAGGGGTGGACTCTGTTAGTGTTACTAGTGATGAGAGTTCTGCTTCGCAGAACTCTGAAACTTGTTTACCTCGGATTATAAAACCAAGGAAGAGGCGGAAAAAGGACCGAAAACCTCTGCCTCATATAAACCGCTCCCATCACCTCAATCAAAGTGGGGATAACACAAATATACCCGATCAAACTTCTTTGGCAAATTTGTCGCCTTACTTTCCCTACTTCGAGCCCTTCGAATTGTTTCAAAACAGTCATGTTAATGATGAAGCCTCATCTACCCAAACTTTCGATTTCCTAGGAGAAATCTCCGAAACTCCTAAACTACATCACTCCTTCGAAGAAGTCGAAGAGGGTCAAGATGTAAACGGCAACCAGCCGGTCAGCACGTGCCAGTGTCGCTATTGTGATCCCGAGGGTCAAATTTGGGACGTAGACAGGAGTTGTTACTCCCCGTTCCTGACCCCTCCTAAATCGTTCGATTTCTCCAGTTTGTTCTCTTCTTTTTCGTCCCAACCTTCCATATACGATAATCTTCAGAGCCAACTTGCAGAGCTGTCCCTGAACGATGATGATAAGCATAAACCGCCATTCTCCAGGTCCACCTCGTCATCGTCCTCGAGCAGCTTCAGTTCCAGTGGGGACTTGGAGGTTTCTACGGAAATTGTGACCTCGCCCAATGGGCATAGAGACTTGGAAATCAAGTTTTGGTTGAGTGGGAGTGTGGACTCTAAAAGTGCAACTCGGAACTCCGGTAATTCTGGATAA